The Rhopalosiphum maidis isolate BTI-1 chromosome 1, ASM367621v3, whole genome shotgun sequence genome has a segment encoding these proteins:
- the LOC113556809 gene encoding histone-lysine N-methyltransferase, H3 lysine-79 specific-like has product MKLYIIKPMYTSFLLVTFFVALSSSISIFTIDGKTYLDSEYELIFGGRKVLNINQNTITGLKNYRPLSDDEKIIIQEKKKIIDIQREKERQIRDEEREKERQLRDAERERQRKQREFEREARNKEREMFRQQREEDRIQRDLQRQRDQYLREENRNEQLRRRDEERQMRDAQREKEQQQRGAEWSQRGLARLQEQQQREENRAADLRKREENRAMLEAQKEMNRSNRYAEKAQTKAETTQQQRRRDLELREGIQIHRKLEKVKSNVGRPSRNDENDKKRSAESSESKAVAPKRQISRKNTPYGNRGAGNVRMTNQNKISFRGNEITF; this is encoded by the exons ATGAAGCTCtacattataaaaccaatGTACACGTCATTTTTATTGGTGACTTTTTTCGTGGCATTATCCtc ttcaatatcaatttttacaattgatggaaaaacatatttagattcagaatatgaattaatttttggagGACGCaaagttttaa atataaatcaaaacaCGATTACAGGATTGAAAAACTATAGACCATTGTCTgacgatgaaaaaataattatacaggagaaaaagaaaataatagacATACAGAGGGAAAAGGAAAGGCAAATCAGGGACGAAGAAAGAGAAAAGGAACGACAATTGCGCGATGCCGAAAGGGAGAGGCAGCGGAAACAACGCGAATTCGAACGGGAAGCACGTAATAAGGAAAGAGAGATGTTCCGACAACAACGAGAAGAAGATAGGATACAACGCGATTTGCAGAGACAGAGAGATCAATATTTACGAGAAGAGAATAGGAATGAGCAGCTAAGACGGCGTGACGAGGAGCGACAAATGCGCGACGCGCAAAGAGAAAAGGAACAACAACAGCGCGGGGCCGAGTGGTCACAGCGCGGATTGGCAAGACTGCAAGAGCAACAACAGCGTGAAGAAAACAGAGCGGCGGACCTGAGAAAACGCGAGGAAAATCGTGCGATGCTCGAGGCGCAGAAAGAAATGAACCGATCAAATCGGTATGCCGAAAAAGCACAAACCAAAGCGGAAACGACACAGCAACAGCGAAGACGCGATCTCGAACTCAGAGAAGGAATACAAATACATCGCAAACTGGAAAAAGTGAAATCCAATGTTGGGCGACCATCGAGAAACGACGAAAACGACAAGAAACGAAGCGCCGAGAGCTCCGAGAGCAAGGCGGTCGCGCCGAAGAGACAGATTAGCCGCAAAAATACGCCTTATGGCAACCGTGGAGCTGGAAACGTAAGAATGacaaaccaaaataaaataagttttaggGGTAACGAGATTACCTTTTAA
- the LOC113558719 gene encoding uncharacterized protein LOC113558719: protein MLAVYLCLISVLTPFVSSKISLLSFGGKTYLNGQYIVEAPDNGNIQDGIVNGYTQKLKLNIIKSLTLPERLILVDQLKKSNDILSQREAENVKRLEDRENELDKLFKGEEQQQLKNLTNDEVPQEAISHGKFEEMPGRNKITEVKGVEDNSRMMRYTV, encoded by the exons atgttagcGGTATACTTATGCTTAATTAGTGTCTTAACCCCATTTGTGTCTTCGAA aatttctcTACTATCCTTTGGAggaaaaacatatttgaatgGCCAGTATATAGTAGAAGCACCCGATAATGGCAATATACAAGATG GAATTGTGAATGGCTATAcccaaaaattgaaattaaacattataaaatcattgacGCTTCCTGaaagattaattttagtagatcaattaaaaaaatcgaatgatATATTATCTCAACGGGAGGCGGAAAATGTGAAAAGATTAGAGGACCGTGAAAATGAATtggataaattgtttaaaggaGAAGAACAGCAACAACTCAAAAACTTAACAAACGACGAAGTCCCACAAGAAGCTATAAGCCATGGAAAATTTGAAGAAATGCCGGgacgaaataaaattacagaGGTTAAGGGTGTCGAAGATAACTCACGAATGATGCGGTACACTGTGTAG